The stretch of DNA GTTCTCGGCGTACAGACTATGTTTGGATCGTTCCTGATTGGTGTCCTTGAGCTGCAGATCGAGCGATCCAAGCAGAAGAAGCTCTAGAGCCTTCCAGGACAACATAGCTTGAAGATAACAGCCGAAGTGCTGTCACATCGTCTTTTGTGAGCATCCGTAGACTCTGCCGCTCAATTGCCATTCATCCGGCGGATGTCGTCATTCCAGGCTCGGTTTTCTCGAATGGCCTCTTTGGTTCCTTCGCTCAGGCCACCGCCAAACCCTTCCCAGACGGGTTGATCGGAACTCGGCATGCTTTTGGAAATTTCATCGAGAGCATTCATCACTTTCCCCATCTGCTCAGCGAACTGACCGATCATTTGCATCTCAGCCAGATTGCCGGCCTCGGCTGCTGGGAGATCTTTTTTGGCTTGAGCGTAGCCCGCATCAGCCGCCTTACGAATCCAGAGTGCGGCTGTCTTGTCGTTTCGTTTGACGCCATCGCCATAGGCAAAGCATAAGCCGTATTCGTACATTCCTTCGGGGTAGCGCAGATCGGCGGATTTGCGAACCCAGGCGGCATAGGTCTTGAAGTTCTGCTTCACTCCACCCCGGCCCATTGCAAAAAACTTGGCGGCATGGAGCATCGCTAACGGATTACCGGCATTGGCACTTTGGAGGAAGTATTCGAGAGCCGTCTTTTCATCGAGGGTAACGCCAGTCCCAGTGACATACAGGACTCCCATCGTATTGAGGGCATCGGGCTGCCCCAGTTTGGCGGCCTTTTCGTACCATTCGATGGCTTTGGGGAGATCACGTGGGAGAGCCTGGTTATTCAGGTAGAGATCGCCCAGTCGCTTCATGGCCAGGGCGTTGCCGCGATCTGCCGCCGTGCGGTAATGCGTTTGACTGGTCTGCACATTTTTGGCCACACCTGTTCCCAGCAAGTAGCAATCGGCCAGTCCCACCATGCCATTCGTATCGCCAGCAGATGTGGCTTTTCGATACCACTCGACGGCTAATGATGAATTGGCAGATGTCCCGACCCCTTCTCGATACATATGGCCGAGCAAAGTCATCGCTTCGGGGTCTTGTAGTTCGGCAGCTTGTTTCATCCAGCGAAATGATTCGGCAGCATCGACCTTTTTGGAGCGGCTATCGACAAGTACAGCGGCCAGCGTGACCATGGCGTCGGCGTGATTTTTGGCTGCCGCTTCCCGGAGAAGTTCTTCGCCTTTGGCCCAGTTTTTTGTGACCCCTTTGCCTTCCAGATAGCAGCGGGCCAGGTTGGTTTGACCCGTCAGGTTGCCTGTGGCTGCCGACTGGCGATAGAGGTCAAACGCTTTGGTCGATTCGGCTTTAACGCCACGGCCAAAGTGGTACATATTCCCCAGGAGAGAAAGCCCTCTGCCGTCTTTGGCATCGGCGGCTTTCTTGAAGAGTTCAAAGGCTTTGGTGTCATCTTTGGAAACACCAATGCCGTCGAGATAACAGAGTCCCAGCTCGATATGAGCTTCGATGTTCCCTTTTCTGCTGAGTGATTGGAAGATTTCGAAGGCCTGCTGCTGATCGACCGACGACTTCGATGCGACCAACCTCTTGCCCTCAGCAATAGAGGGTGTTCCCTGGGCAGCTTGTAGTATGTTGGTTATGCCGACAAGGCCGACGATAGCCATCAACCACAGGCCGGCCATCAACCCACGGAATCTGCTGTTTGGCTTTTTTCTCATGTTCTCTCCCGGCGATTCGTGATTGCTCAGTCGACTGATGCAACTCTGCGCTTTCCTGACGCAATTACATGCGAAAAGCAGGAATCATCTGTGCCAGAATTTTCCAGGACTTTTCAGATTTGCCAGAAAATCACACACATCGCAAAAATCAATGGTGAGTTGGAAGTCAGTCAAGCATGCTTGCTCGGAGCCGCAAGCATGGCACGCAAGGCGCAT from Planctopirus ephydatiae encodes:
- a CDS encoding SEL1-like repeat protein, translating into MRKKPNSRFRGLMAGLWLMAIVGLVGITNILQAAQGTPSIAEGKRLVASKSSVDQQQAFEIFQSLSRKGNIEAHIELGLCYLDGIGVSKDDTKAFELFKKAADAKDGRGLSLLGNMYHFGRGVKAESTKAFDLYRQSAATGNLTGQTNLARCYLEGKGVTKNWAKGEELLREAAAKNHADAMVTLAAVLVDSRSKKVDAAESFRWMKQAAELQDPEAMTLLGHMYREGVGTSANSSLAVEWYRKATSAGDTNGMVGLADCYLLGTGVAKNVQTSQTHYRTAADRGNALAMKRLGDLYLNNQALPRDLPKAIEWYEKAAKLGQPDALNTMGVLYVTGTGVTLDEKTALEYFLQSANAGNPLAMLHAAKFFAMGRGGVKQNFKTYAAWVRKSADLRYPEGMYEYGLCFAYGDGVKRNDKTAALWIRKAADAGYAQAKKDLPAAEAGNLAEMQMIGQFAEQMGKVMNALDEISKSMPSSDQPVWEGFGGGLSEGTKEAIRENRAWNDDIRRMNGN